The Streptomyces sp. CC0208 genome window below encodes:
- a CDS encoding EAL domain-containing protein → MSSPPSPTTTLDGALRARPARGALPSRPPAARGGSSLVHQLLLALVCGGYALGSALDWGSREVALIMGDFGLSAAAATAAVSCFVHARNRRVCFRPAWLLFGLSSTMASLGNLIWGWYEVVLGRDVPDPSCADLFFLCFAPPAIVGLLVLAKRPVTKAGWVCLGLDAWLIGGSLLTLSWSLALAQAAKSEGPSVARTALSLAYPLLDIALVSMVLALHFRRSAVNRTAVNTAICALALTVMCDALFTSPLLHNSYRSGQLLDAGWFAGSLLLAYAPWAAPRRPEGEPQRPAGHTRVVREHLPRQRFGIQHHPSAQGPQGVQGGDHGRYPATRPITGSLAALTPYLAAAVCTLGILYNVLNGRSVDRVVLLTGGTVVLALVMRQGIMLLDNITLTQELAQKENHFRSLVQGSSDVIMIAAPNGILRYVSPAAAGVYGRPAEELVGTELAGLIHPEDLGCVVHEVRRFLAANPLEEATTRIECRFRSGDGGWLNVESTVNRHHGGLIFNSRDVTERVRLQAQLQHNAEHDPLTDLPNRALFTRRVQQALSGRRSSDRGTAVLFIDLDGFKAVNDTIGHQAGDELLVQAARRLQDAVRYGDTASRLGGDEFAALIVGDGTRDRTAREGNILELADRLRVTLSQPYLIDGNDVRVAASIGVAFAEPGLGAGEILRNADLAMYRAKAGGKGRVELYAPQMQQDVVRKAELATRLRAALHDGEFALLHQPVVCLEDGRITSVCAQARWRSSQGVLFTPAEFLRVAEDSDKTQELGRWILEEAVEKAAERAAAGLTVPVAVRLSAQRLLDRSLPLGSVEALLTRHGLPSGSLVIELSDADPRVSLDELERRLTAIRRVGVRIALDGFGSGYAAITALRKLPVDVLKLDRSLVEGVVESARLHKITSGLLRIAGDLGLQSVADGVDLPEQVVALRAMGCTHGQGMAFSGPLDEYRLRRALASGHYPVPHGPAEPAFAGGGAGVYTGSMSAVLGGGTTLRSHNETPVPPT, encoded by the coding sequence GTGAGCTCGCCCCCCTCTCCCACGACCACCCTCGACGGAGCGCTGCGGGCCCGGCCCGCAAGGGGGGCACTGCCCTCCCGGCCGCCGGCCGCCCGTGGCGGGTCGAGCCTGGTCCACCAACTCCTCCTCGCCCTGGTGTGCGGGGGGTATGCCCTCGGTTCCGCGCTCGACTGGGGTTCGCGCGAAGTAGCCCTGATCATGGGCGACTTCGGGCTGAGCGCCGCGGCGGCCACCGCCGCCGTGTCGTGCTTCGTCCACGCCCGCAACCGTCGGGTCTGCTTTCGACCTGCCTGGCTGCTCTTCGGGCTCTCCTCCACGATGGCGTCGCTCGGCAACCTGATCTGGGGGTGGTACGAGGTCGTCCTGGGCCGGGACGTGCCCGATCCCAGCTGCGCCGACCTGTTCTTCCTCTGCTTCGCGCCGCCCGCGATCGTGGGGCTGCTGGTCCTCGCCAAGCGGCCGGTGACGAAGGCGGGCTGGGTCTGCCTCGGCCTGGACGCCTGGCTGATCGGCGGCTCGCTGCTCACGCTCTCGTGGAGCCTCGCCCTCGCCCAGGCGGCGAAGTCCGAGGGGCCGAGCGTCGCGCGCACCGCGCTGTCCCTGGCGTATCCGCTGCTGGACATCGCCCTCGTCAGCATGGTCCTCGCCCTGCACTTCCGGCGCTCGGCGGTCAACCGCACCGCGGTGAACACCGCGATCTGCGCGCTCGCCCTGACCGTGATGTGCGACGCCCTGTTCACCTCGCCGCTGCTGCACAACAGCTACCGCTCCGGCCAGTTGCTGGACGCCGGCTGGTTCGCCGGCTCCCTGCTCCTCGCCTACGCCCCTTGGGCCGCACCCCGGCGCCCGGAGGGCGAGCCGCAGCGGCCCGCCGGGCACACGCGCGTGGTGCGCGAGCACCTGCCCAGACAGCGGTTCGGGATCCAGCACCACCCGTCCGCGCAGGGACCGCAGGGCGTGCAGGGCGGTGACCACGGCCGGTATCCGGCCACCCGGCCCATCACCGGGTCGCTGGCCGCCCTCACCCCGTATCTCGCCGCCGCCGTCTGCACGCTGGGCATCCTCTACAACGTCCTCAACGGCCGCAGCGTGGACCGTGTGGTGCTGCTCACCGGTGGCACCGTCGTGCTCGCCCTCGTGATGCGCCAGGGCATCATGCTGCTCGACAACATCACCCTCACTCAGGAACTCGCGCAGAAGGAGAACCACTTCCGCTCCCTGGTGCAGGGCTCCAGCGACGTCATCATGATCGCCGCGCCCAACGGCATCCTCCGGTACGTCTCCCCGGCCGCGGCCGGAGTCTACGGACGCCCCGCCGAGGAACTCGTGGGCACGGAACTGGCCGGTCTCATCCACCCGGAGGACCTGGGCTGCGTGGTGCACGAGGTGCGCCGCTTCCTCGCCGCCAACCCGCTCGAAGAAGCCACCACCCGCATCGAGTGCCGCTTCCGGTCCGGCGACGGCGGCTGGCTCAACGTCGAGTCCACCGTCAACCGTCACCACGGCGGTCTCATCTTCAACAGCCGGGACGTCACCGAAAGAGTGCGCCTGCAGGCGCAGCTCCAGCACAACGCCGAGCACGACCCGCTGACCGACCTGCCCAACCGGGCCCTGTTCACCCGGCGCGTCCAGCAGGCCCTGTCCGGCCGCCGTTCCTCCGACCGCGGCACGGCCGTCCTCTTCATCGACCTCGACGGCTTCAAGGCCGTCAACGACACGATCGGGCACCAGGCCGGGGACGAGCTGCTCGTCCAGGCCGCCCGCAGACTCCAGGACGCGGTCCGGTACGGGGACACCGCCTCCCGGCTCGGCGGGGACGAGTTCGCCGCGCTGATCGTCGGGGACGGCACCCGCGACCGCACCGCCCGCGAGGGCAACATCCTGGAGCTCGCCGACCGCCTCAGGGTCACGCTCTCGCAGCCGTACCTCATCGACGGCAACGATGTCCGGGTCGCGGCCTCCATCGGTGTCGCCTTCGCCGAGCCCGGCCTCGGAGCGGGCGAGATCCTGCGCAACGCGGACCTCGCGATGTACCGCGCCAAGGCGGGCGGCAAGGGCCGCGTCGAGCTGTACGCGCCCCAGATGCAGCAGGACGTCGTACGCAAGGCGGAGCTGGCCACGCGCCTGCGTGCCGCGCTGCACGACGGCGAGTTCGCCCTGCTGCACCAGCCCGTGGTCTGTCTGGAGGACGGCCGGATCACGTCGGTCTGCGCCCAGGCGCGCTGGCGCTCCTCCCAGGGGGTGCTGTTCACGCCCGCCGAGTTCCTGCGGGTGGCCGAGGACAGCGACAAGACGCAGGAGCTGGGCCGCTGGATCCTGGAGGAGGCCGTGGAAAAGGCCGCCGAGCGGGCCGCGGCCGGGCTCACCGTGCCCGTGGCGGTCCGGTTGAGCGCTCAGCGGCTGCTGGACCGCTCCCTGCCCCTGGGCTCGGTCGAGGCGCTGCTGACCCGGCACGGGCTGCCGTCCGGCTCCCTGGTCATCGAGCTCTCCGACGCCGACCCCCGGGTCTCGCTGGACGAGCTGGAGCGCCGGCTGACCGCGATCCGGCGCGTCGGCGTCCGGATCGCCCTGGACGGCTTCGGCAGTGGCTATGCGGCGATCACCGCGCTGCGCAAGCTCCCCGTGGACGTGCTCAAGCTCGACCGCAGCCTGGTCGAGGGCGTCGTGGAGTCCGCCAGGCTGCACAAGATCACCAGTGGGCTGCTCAGGATCGCCGGAGACCTCGGGCTGCAGTCCGTGGCCGACGGGGTGGACCTTCCCGAGCAGGTCGTCGCCCTGCGCGCGATGGGCTGCACCCATGGGCAGGGCATGGCGTTCTCGGGCCCGCTGGACGAGTACCGGCTGCGCAGGGCGCTGGCCTCGGGGCACTATCCGGTGCCGCACGGCCCCGCGGAACCCGCGTTCGCCGGGGGCGGGGCGGGGGTGTACACCGGAAGCATGTCTGCCGTACTCGGTGGTGGGACGACCCTCCGCTCACATAATGAGACTCCCGTCCCACCCACTTGA
- a CDS encoding 2-hydroxyacid dehydrogenase, translating to MTADVWLPIPPDEIAGLPEGPHYLFWDGGEDGEQDFPGDPANCAVYVVPYMKRQAVKVRPLPYMTNLRLVQTLTAGVDDVLARLSDIVPGVPLCNARGVHETSTAELALTLTLASLRGIPEFVRAQQQESWQGAFRPALADKNVLIVGYGSIGSAIEDRLVPFEVARVARVARSARTTERGPVHPLAELPALLPEADVVILSTPLDETTRHLVDAQFLARMKDGALLVNVARGAVVDTKALLAELESGRLTAALDVTDPEPLPPGHPLWQAPGVLVSPHVGGPTSAFLPRAKRLLVDQLNRYVNQEPLRNVILTTGSGGA from the coding sequence ATGACTGCTGACGTGTGGCTCCCCATCCCGCCGGACGAGATCGCAGGGCTCCCCGAAGGGCCCCACTACCTTTTCTGGGACGGGGGTGAGGACGGTGAACAGGACTTCCCGGGGGACCCGGCGAACTGCGCCGTCTACGTCGTGCCCTACATGAAGCGGCAGGCGGTGAAGGTCCGGCCGCTGCCGTACATGACCAACCTCCGGCTCGTGCAGACGCTCACGGCCGGTGTCGACGACGTCCTGGCCCGGCTGTCCGACATCGTGCCGGGCGTGCCGCTGTGCAACGCGCGCGGTGTGCACGAGACCAGCACCGCGGAGCTGGCCCTCACCCTGACCCTCGCCTCGCTGCGCGGCATCCCCGAGTTCGTCCGCGCCCAGCAACAGGAGTCCTGGCAGGGCGCGTTCCGGCCCGCGCTCGCTGACAAGAACGTCCTCATCGTCGGCTACGGCTCGATCGGCTCCGCCATCGAGGACCGGCTCGTGCCGTTCGAGGTCGCGCGGGTGGCGCGCGTCGCGCGCTCCGCGCGCACCACGGAGCGCGGCCCCGTGCATCCGCTCGCCGAACTGCCCGCCCTGCTGCCCGAGGCGGACGTGGTCATCCTGTCCACGCCCCTCGACGAGACCACGCGTCACCTGGTCGACGCCCAGTTCCTTGCCCGTATGAAGGACGGCGCGCTCCTCGTGAACGTCGCCCGCGGCGCCGTCGTCGACACCAAGGCGCTGCTCGCCGAGCTGGAGTCCGGCCGCCTCACCGCCGCACTGGACGTCACCGACCCCGAGCCGCTGCCCCCGGGACACCCGTTGTGGCAGGCGCCGGGCGTACTCGTCAGTCCCCATGTCGGAGGACCCACCTCCGCGTTCCTGCCGCGTGCCAAGCGCCTGTTGGTGGACCAGCTGAACCGTTATGTGAACCAGGAGCCCCTGCGCAACGTGATCCTTACGACGGGGTCAGGCGGCGCGTGA
- a CDS encoding DUF6191 domain-containing protein, with product MFNMFEELFAPGRKHTHDEQKRLELTREDVGDGDPGRGPIDLTSGKVVVRRPKPDEDEGSNEDLGERPAS from the coding sequence ATGTTCAACATGTTCGAGGAACTGTTCGCGCCCGGCCGCAAGCACACCCATGACGAGCAGAAGCGGCTGGAGCTGACCCGCGAGGACGTCGGCGACGGTGACCCCGGACGCGGACCGATAGATCTCACGTCCGGGAAGGTCGTCGTCCGCAGGCCCAAGCCGGACGAGGACGAGGGCTCGAACGAAGACTTGGGCGAGCGTCCGGCTAGCTGA
- a CDS encoding aldo/keto reductase has translation MERRTIGAAALAVGAVGLGCMPMSWAYSGSRQRGDESVRAVHRALDLGSTLLDTADMYGPFTNELLLGRVLKERRGDAFVSTKVGLLVGEQHIVANGRPGYVRRACDASLRRLQTDVIDLYQLHREDPEVPVEETWGAMAELVQAGKVRSLGLCAMGARGGRRSGTRLYDATIRQLRRVQQVFPVSAVEAELSVWSPEALETLVPWCAARGIGFLAAMPLGNGFLTGTLTPGEGFEPDDVRARHPRFTAEMMAANQPIVSGLRRIASRHGESVTPAQVALAWVLAQGGHVVPVPGTKQERWATENAAAAALRLTAQDLAEVATLPRAQGSWD, from the coding sequence GTGGAGCGCAGGACGATCGGCGCGGCGGCGCTCGCGGTGGGAGCCGTCGGACTCGGATGCATGCCGATGAGCTGGGCCTACAGCGGGTCGCGGCAGCGGGGTGACGAATCGGTCAGGGCCGTGCACCGGGCGCTCGATCTGGGCTCGACGCTGCTGGACACGGCCGACATGTACGGCCCGTTCACCAACGAGCTGCTGCTGGGGCGGGTGTTGAAGGAACGGCGCGGGGACGCGTTCGTGTCCACCAAGGTCGGCCTGCTGGTGGGCGAGCAGCACATCGTGGCCAACGGCCGCCCCGGCTATGTGAGAAGAGCGTGCGACGCGTCACTGCGGCGGCTCCAGACCGATGTGATCGACCTCTACCAGCTGCACCGCGAGGACCCCGAGGTCCCGGTCGAGGAGACCTGGGGCGCGATGGCGGAGCTCGTACAGGCAGGAAAAGTACGGTCGTTGGGGCTGTGCGCGATGGGGGCACGGGGTGGCCGCCGCTCCGGAACCCGGCTGTACGACGCGACGATCCGGCAGTTGCGACGGGTCCAGCAGGTCTTCCCGGTGAGCGCGGTGGAGGCGGAGCTGTCGGTGTGGTCGCCGGAGGCCCTGGAGACGCTGGTGCCGTGGTGCGCGGCGCGCGGGATCGGCTTCCTCGCGGCGATGCCCCTCGGCAACGGCTTCCTGACCGGCACCCTGACCCCGGGCGAGGGCTTCGAACCGGACGACGTCCGCGCCCGCCACCCCCGCTTCACCGCCGAGATGATGGCCGCGAACCAGCCGATCGTCTCCGGCCTGCGCCGCATCGCGTCCCGCCACGGAGAGTCCGTCACCCCGGCCCAGGTGGCACTCGCGTGGGTACTGGCACAGGGCGGCCACGTGGTCCCCGTGCCGGGCACCAAGCAGGAGCGCTGGGCAACGGAGAACGCGGCGGCGGCCGCGCTGCGCCTGACGGCCCAGGACCTCGCGGAGGTGGCGACACTGCCGCGGGCACAGGGGTCGTGGGACTAG
- a CDS encoding PQQ-dependent sugar dehydrogenase produces the protein MTGRTRRFEGTMIVHRRAVTAVLAATTLLLTAGCSSGGGGGGGVLPDGANSASSSGTGSGSSPTHQAAEATPPAKGSVKVVRTVAEGLKTPWGLAPLPDGDLLVSSRDEGTITRVDGQSGKKTELGRVSGVSAAGEGGLLGIALSPDYASDHMVYAYFTSDSDNRVVRMVYDEQKASGEQLGAPDTVFKGIPKGFIHNGGRIAFGPDGMLYAGTGESGNTGLAQDRKSLGGKILRLTPEGDPAPGNPFPDSPVYSYGHRNVQGLAWDSKQRLFASEFGQDTWDELNAIKPGDNYGWPTAEGKSDDKQFHNPIAQWHTDDASPSGVAYAEGSVWMAGLKGQRLWRIPLKGTAASADPQSFLKGEYGRLRTVVSAGGDKLWLVTSNTDGRGSPKAGDDKILEIQVS, from the coding sequence ATGACAGGTAGAACTCGCCGCTTCGAAGGGACCATGATCGTGCATCGTCGAGCTGTGACGGCCGTCCTGGCCGCGACCACGCTCCTGCTGACGGCCGGCTGCTCCTCCGGCGGAGGAGGAGGGGGCGGCGTCTTGCCGGACGGCGCGAACAGCGCCTCATCGAGCGGTACGGGCTCGGGATCCTCCCCCACCCACCAGGCCGCGGAGGCGACCCCGCCGGCGAAGGGCTCGGTGAAGGTGGTGCGCACGGTCGCCGAGGGCCTCAAAACCCCCTGGGGCCTCGCCCCGCTCCCGGACGGGGACCTGCTCGTCTCTTCCCGGGACGAGGGCACGATCACCCGGGTCGACGGACAGTCGGGCAAGAAGACGGAGCTGGGCCGGGTCTCCGGGGTCTCCGCGGCCGGCGAGGGCGGTCTCCTCGGCATCGCCCTGTCCCCGGACTACGCCTCGGACCACATGGTCTACGCCTACTTCACCTCCGACTCCGACAACCGCGTCGTCAGGATGGTCTACGACGAGCAGAAGGCGTCCGGCGAGCAGCTGGGCGCCCCCGACACCGTCTTCAAGGGCATCCCGAAGGGCTTCATCCACAACGGCGGTCGGATCGCGTTCGGCCCGGACGGCATGCTGTACGCGGGCACCGGTGAGAGCGGCAACACCGGTCTGGCCCAGGACCGCAAGTCCCTGGGCGGCAAGATCCTGCGTCTGACCCCGGAGGGCGACCCGGCCCCGGGCAACCCGTTCCCCGACTCCCCTGTGTATTCCTACGGCCACCGCAATGTGCAGGGCCTCGCCTGGGACTCCAAACAGCGCCTGTTCGCCTCGGAGTTCGGCCAGGACACCTGGGACGAGCTGAACGCGATCAAGCCGGGCGACAACTACGGCTGGCCCACGGCGGAGGGCAAGTCGGACGACAAGCAGTTCCACAACCCGATAGCGCAGTGGCACACGGACGACGCCTCCCCCAGCGGTGTCGCCTACGCCGAGGGCTCGGTCTGGATGGCCGGTCTGAAGGGCCAGCGCCTGTGGCGGATCCCTTTGAAGGGCACGGCGGCCTCGGCCGACCCGCAGTCGTTCCTGAAGGGTGAGTACGGCCGGCTGCGCACGGTGGTCTCCGCCGGCGGGGACAAACTGTGGCTCGTCACCAGCAACACCGACGGTCGCGGCAGCCCGAAGGCGGGGGACGACAAGATCCTGGAGATACAGGTCAGCTAG